The genomic interval CTCAGATAACTGACGACCCGCCTTAACGGCAACAGGCGTCAGCTCAATACCGCCTTCCATAATATCGCCGACACAATAAATACCAGGGACATTCGTCGCTTGGTATTCATCCACTTTAATGTAGCCTTTGTCATTGGTTTCAACCCCGGTCGCCGCCAAGTTAATCGCATCGGTAGTGGGGTGACGACCAATGGCCCAAATTAAGGTGTCGACATTGTGCGTTTGGCCATTTTCTAGATGCAGCGTCAGCGAACCATCGGCTTCTTTGGTCACTTCTTTTGGCACCGAATGGGTGTGTAAGCTTGGCCCTTCGGCTGCCATCACTTCGGTCAGTGTTTCAACCACCATAGGATCAAAGCTGCGCAATGGTGACTCTTTGCGCACAAACAAATGAGTTTCGCTGCCTAAAGCGTGTAATACGCCAGCAATTTCTACTGCGATGTAACCCGCGCCAATCACGGCAACGCGGTCTGGGCGTTCATTGAGCTCAAAAAAGCCATTTGAATCAATACCGTACTCAGCACCTGGGATCTGAGGAATGGTTGGGCGACCGCCAACGGCAATCAAAATGTGATCAGCGGTGTAAAGCTCGCCATTGACGTCGACGGTTTTCGCGTCAACAAACTTGGCAAAACCTTTGATGACTTCAACCTTGTTGTTGCCCAAGACGCGATCGTAAGACTGGTGAATACGACCGATGTAGGCTTGACGGTTTTCAACCATTTTACTCCAGTTAAAACCTTTAAGGTCGACATCAAAACCGTAGTCTTCGGAATACAAATTAATGGCTTCAGCAACTTGAGCGCCATGCCACATGACTTTCTTCGGCACACAGCCGACGTTAACGCATGTACCACCGAGGTCTTTTGCTTCGATGAGGCCGACTTTGGCTCCGTACATGGCTGCGCGATTGGCCGAGGCAATGCCGCCACTGCCGCCACCGATACAGAGATAATCAAAATGTGTTGCCATTAGGTACTCCATGATTGTTTAAAATAGGTCAACGCAATAGGCGCTGATTACAACCAGTATTGTGACTCAGGGTTAAAAATTCAAGTCACTCATACCGGTTTGGTTTGCTTTGTGGGCGGATTTACTCCGGTACCACCCAGCGCACAGTGTGATGACCCGTCGCGGGGGCGATGATGTTCTGCAACGCCGGAAGCAGGTTTTGCATCTGGCTTTCGAGTTTCCACGGCGGGTTGATGACAATCATACCCGATGCGGTCATGCCTCGCTCGCTGGTGTCTGGAGAAACGCCCAGCTCGATTTGCAATATTTTGCGAATGCCCAGGTTTTCTAACCCGTCGAGCATGTCATCAATGTCGTGGCGATTGACCACCGGGTACCAAATGGCGTATACGCCAGTCGCCCAGCGCTTATGGGCTTGAGCAATGGCCTGCACCACATCGCGGTATTCTTTGGCCAGCTCATACGGTGGGTCAATCAACACTAAGCCGCGTCGCTCTTTGGGCGGTAAACTGGCCTTAAGGCGTTGAAACCCGTCTTCTTTAAAAATGGCGACCTGGTGTTGGCCAGCAAATTCCTGACACAGTAATGGGTAATCACTTGGGTGAAGCTCTGTGAGTACCATGCGGTCTTGTGGCCGGAGTAGTGCGTGGGCCACTTTGGGAGAGCCGGGGTAAAAACGCAATTCATCGCCCTGATTGAGACTCGCGACAGCGCCTAGGTAGCTTTCTGTGTGCTCAAGCTCAGCGCTGTGTTGCCATAAGCGAGCAATGCCTTGTTTGTACTCACCGGTTTTCTCGGACCATTCATGAGTGAGATCGTAACGACCGACGCCAGAGTGGGTGTCGTGATAGACAAAGGGCTTGTCTTTTTGTTTAAGCGCATCAAGGATAAGGCTTTGAACTATGTGTTTAATCACATCGGCGTGGTTGCCAGCGTGAAAGCTGTGACGGTAACTTAACAAGCGCGTTCTCTCTGTAGTTGCAGGCGAAGTTGAGCCATTATATAACGAAAACGAGTGGGATTCAGCTGGCAAAACTGGCGGATATAAGCCAGGTTTTTGTCTCACTTTTGCTCGTGGCTATTGAAAATGAGAGGCTTTACCCTTATTAAATAAGTATACCCATTAAATGTGTTGTGCTGGTTGCCAAGCTTTTAGGCTCACGCAAGCGGATTACTTCTCAGCCAATAAAGGAATTCAACATGTCGAATCCTCTACTCTCGTTTACTGATTTACCGCCGTTTTCTCAAATTCAACCTGAGCACGTTAAGCCCGCGGTTGAGCAGGCGATTGCCGATTGCCGCGCGACGATTGAGCGCGTTCTGGCGGAAACGACCGCGCCAAGCTGGTCATCGATTGTTGAACCCATTGATGAGGTGGATGATCGTCTGAGCCGCATTTGGTCTCCCGTCAGCCACATGAACTCGGTGGTTAACAGTGAAGCCTTGCGCGAAGCTTACGAAAGTTGCCTGCCACTCTTATCTGAATACGGTACTTGGGTGGGTCAGCACAAAGGTCTTTATCGAGCTTATAAAGCGATTAAAGCCGATGAAAGCTTTGCTCAGCTGTCTCAAGAACAGCAAAAAACCATCACCAATGCGCTGCGCGATTTTGAACTGTCTGGTATCGGCCTTGGCAAAGAAGAGCAAACCCGCTACGGTCAGATCAGCAAACGCATGTCGGAGCTGGGTTCGCAGTTCTCTAACAACGTCCTCGATGCAACCATGGGCTGGAGCAAGCACATTACCGATGTGGCTGAGCTTGCAGGGATGCCAGAATCGGCCTTGGATTCCGCGGCTGCAGCGGCTCAAGCCAAAGAGCTCGACGGTTACCTCATTACGCTGGACATTCCCTCTTACCTGCCGGTGATGACCTATTGCGACAATCAAGCCCTGCGTAAAGAAGTGTACGAAGCCTATGTAACCCGAGCTTCGGATCGCGGTCCTAATGCTGGCAAATGGGACAATACGGAAATCATTAACGAGCAGTTGAAATTGCGTCACGAAATTGCTCGTATGCTTGGTTTTAACAGCTACAGTGAAAAATCGTTGGCGACCAAAATGGCGGAGACGCCAGATCAAGTACTGGGCTTTTTGAACGACTTGGCCAAAAAAGCCAAACCGCAAGGCGAAAAAGAAGTTGCCGAGCTCAAAGCGTTTGCCAAAGAACACTTTGGTGTTGATGACCTCAACCCTTGGGATGTGGGTTACTACAGCGAAAAACAAAAGCAGCACCTTTTTGATATTTCGGATGAAGCTCTGCGTCCTTATTTCCCAGAAAAAACCGTGGTCAATGGCTTGTTTGAAGTCCTAAAACGCGTGTTTGGTATGGAAGTGAAAGAGCGAACGGGCGTCGACACATGGCATGAATCGGTGCGTTTTTTCGATATCTTTGACAGCAAAGGTGAGTTGCGCGGTAGCTTTTATCTTGATTTGTACGCCCGTGAACACAAGCGCGGTGGTGCTTGGATGGATGATTGTCGCGGTCGCCGCCTCACACAAAGTGGCGAGTTGCAAACCCCGGTGGCGTACTTGACGTGTAACTTTAACAAACCAGTTGGCGATAAACCGGCGCTGTTTACCCATGATGAAGTGGTGACGCTGTTCCACGAAACGGGCCATGGCATTCACCATATGCTGACCCAAGTAAATAGCGGTGCCGTTGCCGGTATCAGTGGTGTACCGTGGGATGCGGTGGAATTGCCGAGCCAATTTTTAGAAAACTGGTGTTGGGAAGAAGAAGCCTTGGCATTCATCTCTGGTCATTATGAAACCGGTGAGCCTTTGCCAAAAGCCATGTTGGATAAAATGTTGGCAGCGAAAAACTTCCAATCGGCGATGTTTATTTTACGCCAATTAGAATTTGGCTTGTTTGACTTTACCTTGCACACCAATTACGACCCGGATGTGGGGGCTCAAGTATTG from Vibrio sp. HB236076 carries:
- the gorA gene encoding glutathione-disulfide reductase, giving the protein MATHFDYLCIGGGSGGIASANRAAMYGAKVGLIEAKDLGGTCVNVGCVPKKVMWHGAQVAEAINLYSEDYGFDVDLKGFNWSKMVENRQAYIGRIHQSYDRVLGNNKVEVIKGFAKFVDAKTVDVNGELYTADHILIAVGGRPTIPQIPGAEYGIDSNGFFELNERPDRVAVIGAGYIAVEIAGVLHALGSETHLFVRKESPLRSFDPMVVETLTEVMAAEGPSLHTHSVPKEVTKEADGSLTLHLENGQTHNVDTLIWAIGRHPTTDAINLAATGVETNDKGYIKVDEYQATNVPGIYCVGDIMEGGIELTPVAVKAGRQLSERLFNNKVNAKMDYDLVPTVVFSHPPIGTIGLTEPEAKAQYGDEQVKVYTSSFAAMYTAVTKHRQPCRMKLVCVGEEEKVVGLHGIGFTVDEMIQGFAVAMKMGATKADFDAVVAIHPTGSEEFVTMR
- a CDS encoding 23S rRNA (adenine(2030)-N(6))-methyltransferase RlmJ, which encodes MLSYRHSFHAGNHADVIKHIVQSLILDALKQKDKPFVYHDTHSGVGRYDLTHEWSEKTGEYKQGIARLWQHSAELEHTESYLGAVASLNQGDELRFYPGSPKVAHALLRPQDRMVLTELHPSDYPLLCQEFAGQHQVAIFKEDGFQRLKASLPPKERRGLVLIDPPYELAKEYRDVVQAIAQAHKRWATGVYAIWYPVVNRHDIDDMLDGLENLGIRKILQIELGVSPDTSERGMTASGMIVINPPWKLESQMQNLLPALQNIIAPATGHHTVRWVVPE
- the prlC gene encoding oligopeptidase A, with the protein product MSNPLLSFTDLPPFSQIQPEHVKPAVEQAIADCRATIERVLAETTAPSWSSIVEPIDEVDDRLSRIWSPVSHMNSVVNSEALREAYESCLPLLSEYGTWVGQHKGLYRAYKAIKADESFAQLSQEQQKTITNALRDFELSGIGLGKEEQTRYGQISKRMSELGSQFSNNVLDATMGWSKHITDVAELAGMPESALDSAAAAAQAKELDGYLITLDIPSYLPVMTYCDNQALRKEVYEAYVTRASDRGPNAGKWDNTEIINEQLKLRHEIARMLGFNSYSEKSLATKMAETPDQVLGFLNDLAKKAKPQGEKEVAELKAFAKEHFGVDDLNPWDVGYYSEKQKQHLFDISDEALRPYFPEKTVVNGLFEVLKRVFGMEVKERTGVDTWHESVRFFDIFDSKGELRGSFYLDLYAREHKRGGAWMDDCRGRRLTQSGELQTPVAYLTCNFNKPVGDKPALFTHDEVVTLFHETGHGIHHMLTQVNSGAVAGISGVPWDAVELPSQFLENWCWEEEALAFISGHYETGEPLPKAMLDKMLAAKNFQSAMFILRQLEFGLFDFTLHTNYDPDVGAQVLETLAQVKEKVALFPALEWSRFSHGFSHIFAGGYSAGYYSYLWAEVLSSDAYSLFEEQGIFNQEAGQSFLENILEKGGSEDPMVLFKRFRGREPQIDALLRHSGIAA